Proteins encoded within one genomic window of Triticum aestivum cultivar Chinese Spring chromosome 2D, IWGSC CS RefSeq v2.1, whole genome shotgun sequence:
- the LOC123050034 gene encoding uncharacterized protein encodes MAAEVSSIARMLRGEAGKGRAGAGKSPEMVTMDLLGGCGGDAGGQDEVVDLEVKVPAGWERRLDLLSGKTFLTPHRHQAAQGGQQDLNLPPTASTAPAAPTTTTCAAVCTLDMVRDALQRAAAARSARLPDTSSSSSASTSSSCPSLGKRSRSPPSSTASPPANPAMRAAACPSCLTYVLIAEADPRCPRCASKVPPLPTKPAAHSSGKKPKIDLNAAADDTE; translated from the exons ATGGCGGCGGAGGTGAGCTCCATCGCCAGGATGCTCCGCGGGGAGGCCGGAAAGGGTAGGGCCGGCGCGGGGAAGTCGCCGGAGATGGTGACCATGGATCTGCTCGGCGGGTGCGGCGGCGACGCCGGCGGGCAGGACGAGGTCGTCGACCTCGAGGTCAAGGTGCCCGCCGGCTGGGAGCGACGGCTTGATCTGCTG TCCGGCAAGACGTTCTTGACCCCTCATCGCCACCAGGCCGCCCAGGGCGGTCAGCAGGACCTCAACCTGCCTCCCACGGCATCCACCGctcccgccgcccccaccaccaccacatgcgCCGCGGTCTGCACCCTCGACATGGTCCGCGACGCCCTgcagcgcgccgccgccgcgcggtCAGCCCGCTTGCCGGACACTTCGTCCTCCTCGTCTGCGTCCACCTCGTCGTCGTGCCCCTCCCTGGGAAAGCGCAGCCGCTCGCCGCCCTCAAGCACGGCGTCACCCCCCGCGAACCCGGCCATGCGCGCGGCCGCTTGCCCGTCCTGCCTCACGTACGTGCTCATCGCCGAGGCCGACCCACGGTGCCCGCGGTGCGCGTCCAAGGTGCCGCCGCTCCCCACCAAGCCCGCCGCCCACAGCAGCGGGAAGAAGCCGAAGATTGACCTGAATGCTGCCGCCGATGACACCGAGTGA